A part of bacterium genomic DNA contains:
- a CDS encoding DUF3108 domain-containing protein: MQTPEQLEKALKALEGVEIPRPVNRNAFGIGEYLDFGVYVALPGVGTIPIMGGHGILEVAGLRTVDSKRCFHLRSKAYSVGFVKLVYPVKDFIESYMDVDSFYPWLFKKNVREGKYRAKFTIKFDQKNHRAIREGVYNVKTYERVQDILSAFYYVRTLNLEPGDTIPLPYHDDGGNYPIKVIVHRRDTVSVPAGRFACLVVEPIIATPGLFQRKGRMFLWITDDKKKMPVMMVSKIPIGSVVAKLLEYKLGDTNWRKR, translated from the coding sequence TTGCAGACACCCGAGCAGCTTGAAAAAGCCCTAAAAGCACTCGAAGGAGTTGAAATTCCCCGACCGGTTAACAGGAATGCATTCGGGATTGGTGAGTATCTTGATTTCGGCGTATATGTGGCATTGCCAGGTGTCGGGACTATCCCAATAATGGGGGGACACGGAATACTTGAGGTAGCAGGTTTGAGGACCGTGGATTCGAAGAGATGCTTTCACCTTCGTTCTAAAGCGTATTCTGTGGGTTTTGTTAAGCTGGTTTATCCTGTTAAAGATTTTATTGAGAGTTACATGGATGTAGATAGCTTTTACCCGTGGCTTTTTAAGAAAAATGTGCGAGAGGGAAAATATAGGGCGAAGTTCACGATAAAATTTGACCAAAAGAACCACAGAGCCATTCGTGAGGGCGTTTATAATGTTAAAACCTACGAGCGTGTGCAGGATATATTGTCCGCTTTTTACTATGTTAGGACGCTCAATCTTGAGCCAGGGGACACGATTCCGTTACCGTATCACGATGACGGCGGAAATTATCCTATTAAGGTTATCGTTCATAGGCGCGATACAGTTAGTGTTCCTGCTGGCAGGTTTGCGTGTCTTGTTGTGGAGCCTATTATAGCTACTCCCGGGCTTTTTCAGCGAAAAGGAAGAATGTTTCTATGGATTACTGATGATAAGAAAAAAATGCCTGTGATGATGGTGTCCAAAATTCCCATTGGCTCCGTCGTTGCAAAGCTTCTGGAGTATAAATTAGGTGATACAAACTGGCGGAAGAGGTGA
- a CDS encoding beta-ureidopropionase: MRIGYFQFTPKRLDVEGNIRRINERIDGVKADVLVFPELFLTGYLFTDKNELACFAQKAGEGEIFEAMLSWAKKINGMVIGGFPEIDGDKIYNSSMAVMPDGSYKLYRKLHLFNREKLIFTPGNLKAEPFEFRGAKFGLMICFDWIFPEISRTLALKGAQILVYSSNLMLPLCQRALFARAVENRTFVILSNRGGSETVGELSLSFTGKSIIYAPDGTILCDSEDDRDEIKIVEVNPDNALDKNVTERNDIFRDRRTQFYEL, from the coding sequence ATGAGAATAGGATACTTTCAATTCACGCCTAAAAGGCTTGATGTCGAGGGAAATATAAGGAGAATAAACGAGAGAATCGATGGTGTTAAAGCTGATGTTCTCGTTTTTCCTGAGCTTTTCTTAACAGGATACCTTTTTACTGATAAAAATGAGCTTGCGTGCTTCGCCCAAAAAGCAGGTGAAGGTGAAATTTTTGAAGCTATGCTCTCGTGGGCTAAAAAAATAAACGGGATGGTTATAGGAGGGTTTCCTGAAATAGACGGAGATAAAATTTATAATTCTTCAATGGCTGTTATGCCCGATGGCAGTTACAAACTTTATAGGAAACTACATCTTTTCAATCGTGAGAAGCTTATATTCACCCCGGGCAACCTTAAAGCTGAACCATTCGAATTCCGAGGGGCTAAGTTTGGTCTTATGATATGTTTTGATTGGATCTTTCCCGAGATAAGCCGAACGCTGGCGTTGAAGGGTGCACAGATACTCGTTTATTCCTCGAATCTTATGCTACCGCTTTGCCAGAGGGCGCTTTTCGCAAGAGCTGTTGAGAACAGGACTTTCGTGATACTATCAAATAGAGGTGGTTCGGAAACCGTTGGAGAATTGTCATTATCGTTCACGGGAAAAAGTATAATTTATGCTCCCGATGGAACTATTTTGTGCGACTCAGAGGATGACAGGGATGAAATCAAAATAGTTGAGGTTAACCCGGATAACGCTTTGGACAAAAATGTAACCGAGAGAAACGATATTTTCAGGGATAGGAGAACGCAATTTTATGAGTTGTAA